In one window of Bradysia coprophila strain Holo2 chromosome IV unlocalized genomic scaffold, BU_Bcop_v1 contig_106, whole genome shotgun sequence DNA:
- the LOC119070730 gene encoding uncharacterized protein LOC119070730 encodes MLPEQQNSIGSHSTIKPKRKRSPNPWLSFQDNLTVSELRKGRRIHGLQFPLHPLQIIGWIALFGFGLASFLILIPALSPQFQQPVLGILSGLYAVHIVAHIAAVLIDPADKELRKLSSDRIVPEFDRSKHLHVIENGRCHLCNIKTSSHRTKHCSVCNKCVEKFDHHCKWLNCCVGARNYVAFLMCVVSAVVASLVVLCCVVCEFVFYYYQPEWLNIWSTPEPNDILPDTIPSQVFNDSFVPPTNLTESSTTNNDGIGLHDTLFLIFIAVLGVLAAICVGLLLHLCFFHVYISFLGLTTYEYIRSQRQNVMSTSEPPSQTTTSITTISDTTTKTSSKCPSTISSAQNRKLHPSTQLFLCSTVSPIDTVDTVPSNSELSKYRPKTLHCCDDNAHEYHKTSHKSFYMCSMLEESSTTKKYGMPRKECASRTFHCCSQYKQITKIPTDRDIEATAAESYMQFSEQCTFCSFKVKTPNKSDATATVQDKRCCLKTITKHHRWKRKWNCCNVSPDSPDVPIDVIRTVSDVVSEATLHQQQEHQHDQQQSITNGANNSHLTNVPRKKDFKNGRPPISPNIKTNRPRLVRPWPVVRFRHMLRMIGRYRRPHCRHGTPAVNIKQNQVRPLSASEQNSPNQSHTVLPTSIIRDESSIITSSANVTLPALPPPPRRKLRNSTDLQELADSLTFVQQPRYLPNNRRQRRKNVLRNRSPTLSPIHESGLSNPTSPQPCRHANNAQHSINTSTVGAAYLTVNLTTGRKDTTS; translated from the coding sequence ATGCTCCCGGAGCAACAAAATTCGATTGGAAGCCACAGCACAATAAAACCGAAACGAAAACGGTCACCGAATCCATGGTTATCCTTCCAAGATAATTTAACCGTCAGCGAATTACGTAAAGGTCGTCGCATACACGGACTGCAATTTCCATTACATCCGCTGCAAATCATTGGATGGATTGCATTGTTCGGATTTGGTTTGGCTAGTTTCTTGATACTCATACCAGCGCTATCGCCACAGTTCCAGCAACCCGTGTTGGGCATCTTATCCGGATTGTATGCCGTGCACATCGTTGCACACATTGCAGCTGTACTGATTGATCCCGCCGACAAAGAGCTACGGAAATTGAGCAGTGACCGAATCGTTCCGGAATTTGATCGTTCGAAACATTTGCATGTGATCGAAAATGGTCGATGCCATTTGTGTAACATAAAGACGTCGAGTCATCGAACGAAACATTGCAGTGTTTGTAATAAAtgtgttgaaaaatttgaccatcACTGCAAGTGGCTAAACTGTTGCGTGGGAGCGAGAAACTATGTGGCTTTCCTCATGTGTGTGGTATCAGCTGTTGTGGCCTCATTGGTCGTTTTATGCTGTGTCGTCTGCGAATTTGTATTCTATTATTATCAACCGGAATGGCTGAACATATGGTCGACGCCTGAACCGAATGACATTTTACCGGATACAATACCATCGCAAGTGTTCAATGATTCGTTCGTACCGCCAACAAATTTAACGGAATCATCGACCACAAATAACGATGGTATCGGATTGCACGATACACTATTTCTAATATTTATAGCCGTTCTAGGAGTGTTAGCAGCTATATGTGTTGGGCTTTTACTTCATCTATGCTTCTTCCATGTGTATATTTCCTTCTTAGGCTTGACAACATACGAATATATTAGAAGTCAACGTCAAAATGTTATGTCCACATCTGAACCACCGAGTCAAACAACAACATCTATTACTACCATTAGtgatacaacaacaaaaacatcatCAAAATGTCCGTCCACAATCTCTTCAGCACAGAATCGGAAATTACATCCTTCCACTCAACTGTTTCTTTGTTCAACTGTATCTCCAATAGACACTGTAGACACTGTACCATCGAACAGCGAGCTATCCAAGTACCGTCCAAAAACACTTCATTGCTGTGACGACAATGCTCACGAATACCACAAAACATCGCACAAGTCATTTTACATGTGTTCAATGCTGGAGGAGAGCTCCACCACCAAAAAGTATGGTATGCCGAGGAAAGAATGTGCATCACGAACATTTCACTGCTGTTCGCAGTATAAACAAATAACCAAAATTCCGACTGATAGAGACATTGAAGCAACTGCGGCTGAATCGTACATGCAATTCTCGGAACAGTGCACGTTCTGCAGCTTTAAGGTTAAAACGCCGAACAAGTCTGATGCAACAGCCACCGTACAAGATAAACGTTGTTGCTTAAAAACGATTACGAAGCATCACCGATGGAAACGAAAATGGAATTGTTGCAATGTCAGTCCTGATAGTCCAGATGTCCCAATCGACGTTATACGAACTGTTTCAGATGTTGTGTCCGAAGCTACGTTACACCAACAACAGGAACATCAACATGATCAGCAACAATCAATAACAAACGGTGCCAACAATTCTCATTTAACGAATGTACCACGCAAAAAAGACTTCAAAAATGGTAGACCACCAATATCGCCAAACATCAAAACCAATCGTCCTAGACTAGTTCGTCCATGGCCTGTTGTACGATTTCGTCACATGCTACGAATGATCGGCCGTTATCGTCGACCACATTGTCGACACGGTACACCTGCCGTCAATATCAAACAGAATCAAGTTCGTCCTCTATCCGCATCAGAACAGAACAGTCCGAACCAAAGTCATACCGTTCTGCCAACGTCCATCATACGAGATGAATCGTCGATCATCACATCATCGGCCAATGTAACTCTACCGGCATTACCACCGCCACCGCGACGAAAATTACGCAATTCAACCGATCTGCAAGAGCTCGCCGATTCATTGACATTCGTCCAGCAGCCCAGATATTTGCCGAACAACCGGAGACAACGTCGTAAGAACGTTTTACGTAATCGCAGTCCGACACTGTCGCCGATTCACGAGTCGGGCCTGTCGAATCCGACATCACCGCAACCGTGCAGACATGCTAACAATGCACAACATTCGATTAATACGTCAACGGTCGGTGCTGCATATTTAACTGTGAATTTGACGACCGGCAGAAAGGATACGACGTCTtaa